The Rana temporaria chromosome 4, aRanTem1.1, whole genome shotgun sequence genome contains a region encoding:
- the MYB gene encoding transcriptional activator Myb isoform X1 — protein sequence MARRLRNSIYSSEEDDDDIEMYEHDYDGMLSKGKRHLGKTRWTREEDEKLKKLVEQNGTEDWKVIASFLPNRTDVQCQHRWQKVLNPELIKGPWTKEEDQRVIELVQKYGPKRWSIIAKHLKGRIGKQCRERWHNHLNPEVKKTSWTEQEDRIIYDAHKRLGNRWAEIAKLLPGRTDNAIKNHWNSTMRRKVEQEGYLQESAKANQSSIATSFTKHPLMSFTTHNAPSAQLSQNSHVPSFYYHLPEPPNAPYPVALHVNIVNVPQPATAVVQRHYNDEDPEKEKRIKELELLLMSTENELKGHHHAIPNHAEEYPVWQSTTIADNSRPHGDSAPASCLAEPHNCTPSPPLDHGCLPEESASPARCFGVNLLIQMKNVPEYTDTLQYIDPDSSSWSEVNSFETSENTDSSNSSSPSGQDSEPPEEMGSLCGPGAVPDTDTGKTMLCMGSPTSPSSLDCSKCSQSPLIVLCKKRGRLSCLTGGESGLSPIKSLPFSPSQFLNPVSAHEGMHIEQPTLSSTPLCSSHKTTITTQLHRDHTTRLQKENHILRTPAMKRSILDSSPRTPTPFKNALAAQEFKYGPLKLSHHTPSHLAEDLQEVIKQESDDSGIVAEFHETEEPVLKKIKQEVESPTHKMGNVYWESDNLVAQLFTQHNILEDTPNLLTSSFLMKEDHRLRSFTAQRNRLFSSPLQQLGNTLEAMSCGKIDDQKLYTEMYHQCMKTVSTLVM from the exons ATGGCCAGGAGACTCAGGAACAG CATATACAGCTCAGAGGAAGATGATGACGACATAGAAATGTACGAACATGATTATGATGGTATGCTTTCCAAAGGAAAACGACACTTGGGAAAAACACGATGGACGCGCGAGGAG GATGAGAAGCTGAAGAAATTAGTAGAACAGAATGGCACAGAAGATTGGAAGGTTATTGCTAGCTTCCTTCCG AATCGGACAGATGTTCAGTGCCAGCATCGATGGCAGAAAGTTTTAAACCCTGAACTTATTAAGGGACCATGGACCAAAGAAGAAGACCAGCGG GTGATCGAACTTGTACAGAAATATGGCCCCAAACGGTGGTCTATCATTGCCAAGCACTTAAAAGGGAGAATCGGTAAGCAATGCAGAGAGAGATGGCACAATCATCTGAATCCAGAAGTGAAGAAAACCTCCTGGACAGAGCAAGAGGACAGAATAATATACGACGCCCACAAACGTCTTGGAAATAGATGGGCAGAAATTGCCAAGCTTCTTCCTGGGAG GACGGATAACGCAATCAAGAACCACTGGAATTCTACTATGCGACGCAAGGTCGAACAGGAAGGTTATCTGCAGGAATCGGCCAAAGCCAACCAGTCTTCTATAGCCACAAGCTTTACAAAACACCCCTTAATGAGCTTCACAACTCACAATGCACCTTCTGCACAGCTTTCTCAAAACAGCCATGTCCCAAGTTTCTACTACCATCTGCCTGAGCCACCAAAT GCACCTTATCCTGTAGCACTTCATGTAAATATAGTCAACGTCCCTCAACCAGCAACTGCTGTTGTCCAG aGACACTATAATGATGAAGatccagaaaaagaaaagaggataaaAGAGTTAGAGTTACTACTTATGTCAACAGAAAATGAACTGAAGGGACATCATCATGCAATACCA AACCATGCAGAAGAATATCCCGTGTGGCAGAGCACAACAATCGCTGACAACTCTAGGCCCCATGGTGACAGTGCACCTGCCTCTTGTCTTGCGGAACCCCATAACTGTACACCTTCTCCTCCATTGGACCATGGGTGCCTTCCTGAAGAAAGTGCTTCACCAGCTCGGTGTTTTGGTGTAAATCTGTTAATACAGATGAAAAATGTGCCTGAATACACTGATACTTTGCAGTATATTGATCCT GATTCTTCATCATGGAGTGAAGTCAACAGTTTTGAAACCAGTGAGAACACAGATTCCTCAAACAGCAGTTCTCCCTCAGGCCAAGACTCAGAGCCTCCGGAGGAGATGGGCAGCCTGTGTGGCCCCGGGGCTGTACCTGATACAGACACAGGCAAAACCATGCTCTGTATGGGTTCTCCCACCTCGCCCAGTTCCCTAGATTGCTCAAAGTGCAGCCAGTCGCCGTTGATCGTCCTGTGCAAAAAGAGAGGGCGTCTCAGTTGCCTAACCGGTGGAGAGAGTGGTCTCTCCCCTATCAAAAGCCTGCCTTTCTCTCCCTCTCAG TTCTTGAATCCAGTGTCAGCACATGAGGGGATGCACATCGAGCAACCAACTCTAAGCTCCACTCCATTGTGTTCTTCCCACAAGACCACAATTACCACACAACTTCACCGGGACCACACAACGCGACTACAGAAAGAAAATCACAT CCTTAGGACACCAGCCATGAAACGATCAATTTTGGACAGCTCTCCAAGAACACCCACTCCCTTCAAAAATGCGTTAGCTGCTCAGGAGTTCAAATACGGGCCACTAAAACTTTCG CATCACACCCCCTCACACCTTGCAGAAGATCTTCAGGAAGTAATCAAACAGGAGTCTGATGATTCTGGCATTGTAGCAGAGTTCCATGAGACAGAGGAACCTGTTCTAAAGAAAATTAAGCAAGAG GTAGAGTCTCCAACTCATAAGATGGGAAACGTCTACTGGGAATCTGATAACCTCGTGGCTCAGCtgtttacacaacacaatattcTGGAAGATACTCCA
- the MYB gene encoding transcriptional activator Myb isoform X2, with the protein MYEHDYDGMLSKGKRHLGKTRWTREEDEKLKKLVEQNGTEDWKVIASFLPNRTDVQCQHRWQKVLNPELIKGPWTKEEDQRVIELVQKYGPKRWSIIAKHLKGRIGKQCRERWHNHLNPEVKKTSWTEQEDRIIYDAHKRLGNRWAEIAKLLPGRTDNAIKNHWNSTMRRKVEQEGYLQESAKANQSSIATSFTKHPLMSFTTHNAPSAQLSQNSHVPSFYYHLPEPPNAPYPVALHVNIVNVPQPATAVVQRHYNDEDPEKEKRIKELELLLMSTENELKGHHHAIPNHAEEYPVWQSTTIADNSRPHGDSAPASCLAEPHNCTPSPPLDHGCLPEESASPARCFGVNLLIQMKNVPEYTDTLQYIDPDSSSWSEVNSFETSENTDSSNSSSPSGQDSEPPEEMGSLCGPGAVPDTDTGKTMLCMGSPTSPSSLDCSKCSQSPLIVLCKKRGRLSCLTGGESGLSPIKSLPFSPSQFLNPVSAHEGMHIEQPTLSSTPLCSSHKTTITTQLHRDHTTRLQKENHILRTPAMKRSILDSSPRTPTPFKNALAAQEFKYGPLKLSHHTPSHLAEDLQEVIKQESDDSGIVAEFHETEEPVLKKIKQEVESPTHKMGNVYWESDNLVAQLFTQHNILEDTPNLLTSSFLMKEDHRLRSFTAQRNRLFSSPLQQLGNTLEAMSCGKIDDQKLYTEMYHQCMKTVSTLVM; encoded by the exons ATGTACGAACATGATTATGATGGTATGCTTTCCAAAGGAAAACGACACTTGGGAAAAACACGATGGACGCGCGAGGAG GATGAGAAGCTGAAGAAATTAGTAGAACAGAATGGCACAGAAGATTGGAAGGTTATTGCTAGCTTCCTTCCG AATCGGACAGATGTTCAGTGCCAGCATCGATGGCAGAAAGTTTTAAACCCTGAACTTATTAAGGGACCATGGACCAAAGAAGAAGACCAGCGG GTGATCGAACTTGTACAGAAATATGGCCCCAAACGGTGGTCTATCATTGCCAAGCACTTAAAAGGGAGAATCGGTAAGCAATGCAGAGAGAGATGGCACAATCATCTGAATCCAGAAGTGAAGAAAACCTCCTGGACAGAGCAAGAGGACAGAATAATATACGACGCCCACAAACGTCTTGGAAATAGATGGGCAGAAATTGCCAAGCTTCTTCCTGGGAG GACGGATAACGCAATCAAGAACCACTGGAATTCTACTATGCGACGCAAGGTCGAACAGGAAGGTTATCTGCAGGAATCGGCCAAAGCCAACCAGTCTTCTATAGCCACAAGCTTTACAAAACACCCCTTAATGAGCTTCACAACTCACAATGCACCTTCTGCACAGCTTTCTCAAAACAGCCATGTCCCAAGTTTCTACTACCATCTGCCTGAGCCACCAAAT GCACCTTATCCTGTAGCACTTCATGTAAATATAGTCAACGTCCCTCAACCAGCAACTGCTGTTGTCCAG aGACACTATAATGATGAAGatccagaaaaagaaaagaggataaaAGAGTTAGAGTTACTACTTATGTCAACAGAAAATGAACTGAAGGGACATCATCATGCAATACCA AACCATGCAGAAGAATATCCCGTGTGGCAGAGCACAACAATCGCTGACAACTCTAGGCCCCATGGTGACAGTGCACCTGCCTCTTGTCTTGCGGAACCCCATAACTGTACACCTTCTCCTCCATTGGACCATGGGTGCCTTCCTGAAGAAAGTGCTTCACCAGCTCGGTGTTTTGGTGTAAATCTGTTAATACAGATGAAAAATGTGCCTGAATACACTGATACTTTGCAGTATATTGATCCT GATTCTTCATCATGGAGTGAAGTCAACAGTTTTGAAACCAGTGAGAACACAGATTCCTCAAACAGCAGTTCTCCCTCAGGCCAAGACTCAGAGCCTCCGGAGGAGATGGGCAGCCTGTGTGGCCCCGGGGCTGTACCTGATACAGACACAGGCAAAACCATGCTCTGTATGGGTTCTCCCACCTCGCCCAGTTCCCTAGATTGCTCAAAGTGCAGCCAGTCGCCGTTGATCGTCCTGTGCAAAAAGAGAGGGCGTCTCAGTTGCCTAACCGGTGGAGAGAGTGGTCTCTCCCCTATCAAAAGCCTGCCTTTCTCTCCCTCTCAG TTCTTGAATCCAGTGTCAGCACATGAGGGGATGCACATCGAGCAACCAACTCTAAGCTCCACTCCATTGTGTTCTTCCCACAAGACCACAATTACCACACAACTTCACCGGGACCACACAACGCGACTACAGAAAGAAAATCACAT CCTTAGGACACCAGCCATGAAACGATCAATTTTGGACAGCTCTCCAAGAACACCCACTCCCTTCAAAAATGCGTTAGCTGCTCAGGAGTTCAAATACGGGCCACTAAAACTTTCG CATCACACCCCCTCACACCTTGCAGAAGATCTTCAGGAAGTAATCAAACAGGAGTCTGATGATTCTGGCATTGTAGCAGAGTTCCATGAGACAGAGGAACCTGTTCTAAAGAAAATTAAGCAAGAG GTAGAGTCTCCAACTCATAAGATGGGAAACGTCTACTGGGAATCTGATAACCTCGTGGCTCAGCtgtttacacaacacaatattcTGGAAGATACTCCA